The genomic DNA ATGATGACGAAGAAGAAGAGGTGCTCAAGGATATCCGTTTGGATGTGAAGGCGGGAGAAACGATCGCTCTTGTCGGGATGAGCGGAGGAGGAAAGTCTTCGCTAGTCAGTTTGATCCCACGCTTTTATGATGTCACGAGTGGCCGTATCCTTTTAGATGGAAGAGATATCCGAGAATACCAGGTCAGATCCTTGAGAGATCAAATCGGCATGGTTTTGCAGGATAATATCTTGTTCAGTGAATCGGTTGAAATGAACATCAAAATGGGTAATCCTCATGCAACGGAGGAGGAAATGATTGCGGCTGCAAAAGCGGCCAATGCACATGACTTCATCATGAAGCTTCCGCAAGGCTATCAAACGAAAATCGGAGAACGCGGCGTCAAGCTGTCGGGAGGCCAGAAGCAACGTGTTGCGATCGCTAGAGTATTTTTGAAAAACCCGCCATTATTGGTACTGGATGAGGCGACATCCGCTTTAGACTTAGAGAGTGAACAGTTGATCCAAGATTCGCTTGAAAAGCTTGCGAAGGAGCGGACAACCTTTGTGGTAGCGCACAGACTGGCTACGATCACGCATGCCGATCGAATCGTCGTTGTGGAAGACGGAAGAATAACAGAGGTTGGATCCCACGCTGAATTGATGGAGAAGAAGGGCAGTTATTACAATCTGTTTACAGTACAAGCATTAGATGAAATATAATAAATTTGCAGAGAGTGACATTGTTCACTCTCTTTTTTATTGGAAAAGAGATGTCGAAAAAGATGGTCGACTGTGAAAAAAGAATGGGAAAAAAGCAGGTATTTCGGGCTTTTAAGCGAATTAGTACATAAGTTGTATATTTAAAACTTTCTAAATATTTCGTGTTGTCAAACACCGACAACGATGGCATAATAATGAACAAACGTTCAGATTCGTAACAATTTTGTAAAAAATATAACATCAGGGATAACTAGACAGGAAGAGAGGTGGGGCGAATGGATGCTCCAGTACTGGACGTTAAGGGATTAAAGACCTATTTTTTCACTGACGATGGTGAGGTACCCGCTGTAAATGATGTCGATTTTCATGTAAAACGCGGTGAAGTCCTCGGAATCGTAGGTGAATCAGGCTGCGGAAAGAGTGTAACTTCACTATCCGTTATGGGACTCGTCCCCAACCCTCCTGGGAAGATCGTCGGAGGAGAGATCCTTTACAAAGGTGAAGATTTAACAAAAGCGACGGATAAAAGGATGAGGCAAATCAGAGGGAACGATATCGCGATGATTTTCCAAGAACCGATGACATCCTTGAATCCGGTTTATAAAATCGGAAACCAGTTGATTGAAGCCATTCGATTACATAATAAATGGGATAAAAAGAAGGCCTGGAAGCGAGCTGTAGAAATCATGAAGCTTGTCGGTCTTCCACGTGCGGAAGAGCTTATGGAGAGTTATCCCCATCAGCTGTCAGGCGGTATGAGACAGCGTGTAATGATTGCAATGGCTATGGTATGTGAGCCGGAAGTCCTCATTGCCGACGAGCCAACGACGGCACTTGATGTCACAATCCAAGCTCAAATTCTCGATTTGATGAAACGTCTGAACAAAGAAACGGATACATCGATCATCATGATTACGCACGACCTCGGTGTCGTTGCGGAAATGTGTGAACGGATCGTCGTCATGTACGCCGGTAAGGTGATTGAAGAAGCAAGCGTTGCAACAATCTTCAAGGAGCCAAAACACCCTTACACGGTAGGATTGATCCAATCTGTTCCTGACATGAGAACAAAGAAAGAAAAATTATATTCCATCCCAGGTACTGTACCCAAGCCTGGGTCCATTCAAAACGGGTGTCAATTCGCGCCCCGCTGTGAACACGCCTTTG from Pseudalkalibacillus sp. SCS-8 includes the following:
- a CDS encoding ABC transporter ATP-binding protein, with the translated sequence MDAPVLDVKGLKTYFFTDDGEVPAVNDVDFHVKRGEVLGIVGESGCGKSVTSLSVMGLVPNPPGKIVGGEILYKGEDLTKATDKRMRQIRGNDIAMIFQEPMTSLNPVYKIGNQLIEAIRLHNKWDKKKAWKRAVEIMKLVGLPRAEELMESYPHQLSGGMRQRVMIAMAMVCEPEVLIADEPTTALDVTIQAQILDLMKRLNKETDTSIIMITHDLGVVAEMCERIVVMYAGKVIEEASVATIFKEPKHPYTVGLIQSVPDMRTKKEKLYSIPGTVPKPGSIQNGCQFAPRCEHAFDRCFSETPELETQEDGSRVRCWLHHS